A region from the Triticum urartu cultivar G1812 chromosome 1, Tu2.1, whole genome shotgun sequence genome encodes:
- the LOC125534587 gene encoding beta-glucosidase 22-like gives MRAIPCAAPLMPLLVVVVLLLVAPWRGGGAAVARALNFTRADFPGDFVFGAGTSAYQYEGATGEDGRSASIWDTFTHAGRMPDKSTGDLGADGYHRYKEDVELMSDAGLEAYRFSISWSRLIPRGRGPVNPKGLEYYNNLINELTRRGIQIHVTLYHLDFPQILEDEYHGWLSPRVVDDFTAFADACFREFGDRVRHWTTMDEPNVIAIAAYDSGAFPPCRCSAPYGMNCTTGDSTVEPYTVAHHSILAHAAAVRLYRDKYQATQGGVVGMNIYSFWNYPFSPTPADVAATQRSLDFMVGWILDPLVKGDYPEIMKKKAGSRIPSFTKEQSELIRGAIDFVGINHYTSVYVSDGKSGADASLRDYNADMSATFRMSRNDSGTGQFIPINMPNDPQGLQCMLQYLTDTYQNIPIYVQENGYGQFFTDSVNDHNRVEYLSGYIGSTLAALRNGANVKGYFVWSFLDVFEFMAGYYSRYGLHYVDFQDPELPRQPKLSAKWYSKFLKSEIGISIEKMVSPDTRSHAQQ, from the exons ATGAGGGCCATACCCTGCGCCGCGCCGCTCATGCCGCTGctggtggttgtggtgctgcTGCTCGTCGCGCCatggcgaggcggcggggcggcggtggctcgAGCTCTCAACTTCACGAGGGCGGACTTCCCCGGGGACTTCGTCTTCGGAGCCGGCACGTCGGCCTACCAG TACGAGGGGGCGACCGGCGAAGACGGGAGGAGCGCAAGCATTTGGGACACTTTTACTCATGCAG GGAGGATGCCAGACAAGAGCACCGGCGATTTGGGCGCAGACGGCTACCACAGATACAAG GAGGATGTGGAGTTGATGAGCGACGCCGGCCTGGAGGCGTACCGGTTCTCCATTTCCTGGTCCAGGCTCATTCCAA GAGGAAGAGGGCCCGTGAACCCTAAAGGGCTGGAGTACTACAACAACCTGATAAATGAGCTGACAAGAAGAG GAATCCAGATACATGTCACCCTGTACCACCTCGATTTTCCTCAGATCCTCGAAGACGAGTACCACGGCTGGCTCAGCCCCAGGGTCGT ggATGACTTCACGGCGTTCGCGGACGCGTGCTTCCGGGAGTTCGGGGACCGGGTGCGGCACTGGACAACCATGGACGAGCCCAACGTGATCGCCATCGCCGCCTACGACAGCGGCGCCTTCCCGCCGTGCCGCTGCTCGGCGCCCTACGGGATGAACTGCACCACGGGGGACTCCACCGTGGAGCCCTACACCGTGGCGCACCACTCCATCCTGGCGCACGCCGCCGCCGTCAGGCTCTACCGGGACAAGTACCAGGCCACGCAGGGGGGCGTCGTCGGCATGAACATCTACAGCTTCTGGAACTACCCCTTCTCTCCCACCCCCGCCGACGTCGCCGCCACGCAGAGGTCGCTCGACTTCATGGTCGGCTG GATCTTGGACCCCTTGGTGAAAGGAGACTACCCTGAGATCATGAAGAAGAAGGCCGGGTCACGGATTCCGTCCTTCACCAAGGAACAGTCCGAGCTCATCCGTGGGGCCATCGACTTCGTTGGCATCAACCACTACACGTCGGTGTATGTCAGCGATGGGAAGAGCGGCGCCGACGCGAGCCTCCGGGACTACAACGCCGACATGTCTGCCACATTCAGAA TGTCAAGGAATGATAGCGGTACTGGTCAG ttcatccctatcaacatgccCAATGATCCACAGGGGCTGCAATGTATGCTCCAGTACCTCACGGACACATACCAGAACATCCCTATCTATGTCCAAGAAAATG GCTATGGGCAGTTCTTCACCGACTCGGTCAATGATCATAACAGAGTGGAGTACTTAAGTGGGTACATCGGCAGCACACTCGCTGCACTCAG GAATGGAGCCAACGTGAAGGGCTACTTTGTTTGGTCATTCCTGGACGTGTTCGAGTTTATGGCGGGCTATTATTCGCGATACGGACTGCACTACGTTGATTTTCAGGATCCTGAGTTGCCAAGGCAGCCAAAGCTCTCTGCTAAGTGGTACTCCAAGTTCTTAAAGAGTGAAATTGGGATAAGTATAGAGAAGATGGTTAGTCCTGACACGAGGTCAcatgctcaacaatga